The proteins below come from a single Vibrio cyclitrophicus genomic window:
- a CDS encoding ABC transporter ATP-binding protein, whose amino-acid sequence MSTLLSVKNVTKTYSNQVGVENISFELKPGQVLGLLGHNGAGKSTLIKSLLGGHNYQGEIEVNGYHPIHQHAALMQHLSYISDVNVLPEWMTVKQLLRYTQGVHPSFNRQKAEQVLSSTNINLSSTIKQLSKGMKVQLHLAVIIATDTQVLILDEPTLGLDLLYRDTFYRHLLEWFYDGERAMIIASHEVSEIEHLLTDVLILKQGHCVLQKSMEDIENDYFIIEVANNYSSEIQRFNPLTSQSGLGTTKWLLEGQYKAQVESLGNTYNVGLADLFLATQMEKA is encoded by the coding sequence ATGAGTACTTTACTTTCCGTGAAAAACGTAACCAAAACCTATTCAAATCAAGTGGGTGTCGAAAACATCAGCTTTGAGCTAAAGCCAGGTCAAGTTCTTGGTCTGCTGGGCCACAATGGCGCGGGTAAATCGACTCTGATCAAATCACTGCTTGGTGGTCACAACTATCAAGGCGAAATAGAGGTGAATGGCTACCACCCTATCCACCAGCACGCAGCGCTCATGCAGCACTTATCGTATATTTCAGATGTGAACGTGTTGCCAGAATGGATGACAGTGAAACAACTTCTTAGATATACCCAAGGTGTGCATCCTAGCTTCAACAGGCAAAAAGCAGAGCAGGTATTAAGTAGCACCAACATAAATCTATCCTCTACTATCAAGCAGCTTTCTAAGGGAATGAAGGTACAACTTCACCTTGCGGTCATCATCGCGACCGACACTCAAGTGCTGATCTTAGATGAGCCAACGCTGGGCTTAGATTTGCTGTACCGCGATACTTTTTATCGTCATTTATTAGAGTGGTTTTATGATGGTGAACGCGCCATGATCATTGCAAGCCACGAGGTTTCAGAGATCGAACACCTATTAACTGATGTGTTGATTCTGAAACAAGGTCACTGTGTTTTGCAGAAAAGCATGGAAGACATTGAAAACGATTATTTCATTATTGAAGTCGCAAACAACTATTCAAGCGAGATTCAGAGATTCAACCCACTGACCTCACAATCAGGGCTAGGCACTACTAAGTGGTTATTGGAAGGTCAATACAAAGCGCAGGTTGAGTCACTGGGTAACACCTATAACGTTGGTCTCGCAGATCTATTCCTTGCAACACAGATGGAGAAGGCGTAA
- a CDS encoding GntR family transcriptional regulator, with protein sequence MTEWKDDQPIFRQLAAKISDQILQGVWLEQQALPSVRAVAADLKINHLTVMKSYQLLVDEDLVEKKRGQGMYVAEGALQKLKESAHQSFINTQIPAIAETLGIIDMSVEELVKQLAQHIKDKS encoded by the coding sequence ATGACCGAATGGAAAGACGACCAACCGATCTTTAGGCAACTTGCCGCAAAGATCAGTGACCAAATTCTTCAAGGTGTTTGGTTAGAGCAACAAGCATTACCCTCTGTGCGTGCGGTTGCTGCCGATCTCAAGATCAACCACCTTACTGTCATGAAAAGCTATCAGTTACTGGTGGATGAAGACTTGGTAGAGAAAAAACGCGGCCAAGGCATGTATGTGGCCGAAGGGGCACTTCAAAAATTGAAAGAGTCTGCACACCAGTCATTCATCAACACACAGATCCCAGCCATCGCTGAGACGCTAGGCATCATTGATATGAGTGTCGAAGAACTCGTGAAACAGCTAGCACAACATATAAAGGACAAGTCATGA
- a CDS encoding EAL domain-containing protein — translation MHCSFNINNNNESLQLIYNEEKIYIKRNSNKISEESLNSKESFVFKYLIENSSISNPQSARDVEESFKAHFDEEFSLYALKNIIASIRKKYRNLCKKAKVNNDNELISNLYKVGYFIDLDKSSADRITPKYNINKFKPNHIKMLKLMFNTYHRDFIRALVVVFTVSAFFLFVVYLFQILYTTKIADEYSENTKLIVEEIMNYGCGSDGSVHAMRHSLNLDSIVMTTPSGSCYISTTRSKRVELDKIDEFYNSLDFAYSRFVLPEQNIDLTARIAKRAIEARYRNSLIPLLIDSVTIEKDGYYILNLGGNSQSIYQASLPTGASITFYSDDIVALWIILSLLLAALLYHSYIIGFVVYLLRWRHISCEEEPIINTEDNSVLYYELLTRVRNVGVLSFIDTMRRTNLLTFHTILIIETVRNAKLHNSHEIYGVNVCPSSLVGANFTKIKEHFMAMEANEFVVEITEYSNIGYGCEVIDNIKEIKKLGITIALDDFGTGNNNIEIISTIDPTYLKLDRCFVKDIESGDHHQGVLLNISEIGRLSNITMIYEGVETRRQQYILCQLGYNLHQGYLYSRPQSTIY, via the coding sequence ATGCACTGTTCTTTCAATATAAACAACAATAATGAGAGCTTGCAACTTATTTATAATGAAGAAAAGATCTATATAAAAAGAAACAGTAATAAGATATCAGAGGAAAGTCTAAATAGTAAAGAGAGTTTCGTATTTAAATACTTAATTGAAAACTCATCAATATCAAACCCGCAATCCGCGAGAGATGTTGAAGAATCTTTTAAAGCACATTTTGATGAAGAGTTCAGCCTATACGCATTAAAAAACATTATCGCTTCAATAAGAAAGAAGTATCGTAATCTCTGCAAGAAAGCAAAAGTGAATAACGACAATGAACTTATCTCTAATCTTTATAAAGTGGGTTACTTTATTGATCTCGATAAAAGCTCAGCAGACCGCATAACCCCAAAGTACAATATCAACAAATTTAAGCCAAACCACATCAAAATGTTAAAGCTGATGTTCAACACTTACCACCGAGATTTCATCAGAGCTCTGGTCGTTGTATTCACAGTTTCTGCATTTTTCTTGTTCGTTGTTTACCTTTTCCAAATCCTTTACACGACAAAGATTGCAGACGAATACAGTGAAAACACTAAGCTTATAGTAGAAGAGATCATGAATTATGGCTGCGGAAGCGATGGTTCTGTACACGCGATGAGACATTCTCTCAATCTTGATTCGATTGTGATGACGACCCCCTCTGGCTCATGCTACATCTCCACCACACGCTCAAAAAGAGTGGAGCTCGATAAAATTGACGAATTTTACAATAGCTTGGACTTCGCTTATTCACGATTCGTGCTCCCTGAGCAAAATATTGATCTCACCGCTCGTATTGCTAAGCGCGCTATCGAAGCACGCTACAGAAATTCGTTAATCCCACTGCTTATTGATTCAGTAACTATCGAAAAGGATGGTTACTATATTTTGAATCTAGGTGGAAATAGTCAGTCGATTTATCAAGCCTCTTTGCCTACAGGTGCATCCATTACGTTCTACAGCGATGACATCGTCGCATTGTGGATCATACTATCACTGCTGCTAGCAGCACTTCTATATCACTCTTATATTATTGGCTTCGTCGTATACCTGCTTCGTTGGAGGCATATCTCCTGTGAAGAGGAACCCATCATTAACACTGAAGACAACAGCGTTTTATATTATGAGCTGTTGACTCGAGTCCGTAACGTTGGGGTCTTAAGCTTCATCGACACAATGAGACGTACCAATTTACTCACTTTCCATACTATTTTGATCATTGAAACGGTCAGAAATGCCAAGTTACACAATAGCCACGAAATTTATGGCGTTAATGTCTGCCCTAGCTCTTTAGTCGGTGCCAACTTTACAAAGATTAAAGAGCACTTCATGGCGATGGAAGCGAACGAATTTGTTGTCGAAATAACCGAATACTCCAATATCGGCTACGGATGTGAAGTTATAGATAACATCAAAGAGATCAAAAAGTTGGGAATTACGATCGCATTAGATGATTTTGGTACAGGAAACAATAACATCGAAATCATTAGCACTATTGACCCAACCTACTTGAAACTGGACCGTTGTTTTGTCAAAGACATTGAGTCTGGGGATCACCATCAAGGCGTGTTGCTCAACATCTCAGAAATTGGGCGCCTATCAAACATCACCATGATTTACGAAGGTGTCGAAACTCGCAGACAACAATACATCTTGTGTCAACTTGGCTACAACTTGCATCAAGGTTACTTATACAGCAGACCTCAAAGTACAATCTACTGA
- a CDS encoding putative bifunctional diguanylate cyclase/phosphodiesterase, which produces MSSVGIVRPKNQYVELNMMTSYQPFEHLKCPIWIYDIDNKRITWANTSALPLWESESLFELTSRDFSVEMSKAIEATLEEYQRQFLRNESIKTWWNFTPRYISKRALCLFSGIPLPDDRTGMLVQVIAEEGSLKHDLACSDGANLSLLFDKSGKVVSANSAFYQNYGSPFTTLSDFVSSEEIAAQWLFYARKGGEILEEVSCKIDEKTHHFDVQGKWLFDKSELLLNLTCTTKQKERLIKAKYNAEHDCLTELYNRRGITNLLETSIAYRAPFELMFVDLDGFKLVNDTYGHSAGDQLLKQVGERLKQLVDETCMIGRFGGDEFIVIAHNCRNHNIPLLCSRIIDALNRSFHISGIGTLSVGCSIGTAHFPDNAVDQESLLKQAGMAMHIAKANGRNRFQTFTPDLAQTLHRKAEIRHRLAQALENDELNLHYQAIMNTNSNKVKGFEALLRWSDKDLGDIGPDEFITLAEETGQIVPLGRWVLNSALKQLSMWHREFDNQLMMSINISSIQMHASFAQQLSAMLNFYNIQPQNIALEITESSMIFKHGEVRQALSDISKLGVELHLDDFGTGYSSLSMLHDLPISTVKLDKSFVHGSHKGSKAIVQATYAICEKLGLKVIAEGVETETQKAFLVECGYQYLQGFLFSKPIPSSEVENRFLSDHLLHT; this is translated from the coding sequence ATGAGTTCGGTAGGCATCGTGCGACCAAAAAATCAGTATGTAGAGCTCAACATGATGACCAGTTATCAACCTTTCGAACATCTCAAATGTCCAATCTGGATCTATGACATTGATAATAAAAGAATAACTTGGGCAAATACCAGTGCCCTCCCTTTGTGGGAATCGGAGTCTTTATTTGAGCTAACATCTCGCGATTTTAGTGTAGAGATGTCAAAAGCGATAGAGGCAACACTGGAAGAATACCAAAGGCAATTTCTGCGCAATGAAAGCATCAAGACATGGTGGAATTTCACACCTAGATACATTTCTAAACGGGCATTATGTTTGTTTTCTGGGATTCCACTGCCCGATGACCGTACCGGTATGTTAGTTCAAGTCATAGCTGAAGAAGGCAGCCTCAAACATGATCTAGCATGCTCTGACGGTGCGAACCTATCCCTCCTATTTGATAAGTCAGGAAAAGTAGTGAGCGCTAACTCAGCATTTTACCAAAACTATGGTAGCCCATTTACTACCCTCTCTGATTTCGTTTCAAGCGAAGAGATCGCTGCACAATGGTTGTTTTACGCTCGTAAGGGGGGAGAGATTTTAGAAGAAGTCAGTTGTAAAATTGATGAAAAGACTCATCACTTTGATGTTCAAGGCAAATGGCTATTCGATAAAAGTGAATTACTGCTAAACCTGACATGCACAACAAAGCAAAAAGAGCGCCTGATAAAGGCTAAGTACAACGCTGAACACGATTGTCTAACCGAACTGTATAATCGGCGGGGCATTACTAATTTATTGGAAACCAGCATCGCCTACCGTGCGCCATTTGAACTAATGTTCGTCGATCTTGATGGCTTCAAATTAGTCAATGATACGTATGGACACAGTGCCGGTGACCAATTGCTCAAACAAGTTGGTGAGCGTCTTAAACAACTGGTAGATGAAACCTGCATGATCGGCCGATTTGGAGGCGATGAATTCATTGTAATCGCTCATAACTGCCGTAATCATAATATCCCACTACTCTGTTCTCGCATTATTGATGCATTAAACCGGAGCTTTCATATCAGTGGTATTGGAACGCTGTCAGTAGGATGCAGTATTGGTACCGCACATTTTCCAGATAACGCCGTTGATCAAGAATCACTGTTGAAGCAAGCGGGAATGGCGATGCACATAGCCAAAGCGAATGGTCGAAATCGCTTTCAGACATTCACTCCCGACTTAGCACAAACTCTTCACCGCAAAGCTGAAATCCGTCATCGCTTGGCCCAAGCCTTAGAAAATGATGAGCTCAACTTGCACTACCAAGCCATCATGAACACTAACAGTAATAAAGTGAAAGGGTTTGAAGCTCTACTCCGATGGTCTGACAAAGACTTAGGTGACATTGGCCCTGATGAATTCATTACCTTAGCGGAAGAAACTGGGCAAATTGTACCGCTTGGGAGGTGGGTTCTTAATTCTGCGCTAAAACAGCTTTCGATGTGGCATAGAGAGTTTGATAATCAGTTAATGATGAGCATCAATATCTCTAGTATCCAGATGCACGCAAGTTTCGCCCAACAACTATCTGCGATGCTCAACTTCTACAACATACAACCTCAGAATATCGCACTTGAGATCACTGAATCGTCAATGATTTTTAAACATGGTGAAGTTAGACAAGCATTAAGCGACATTTCTAAGCTAGGAGTAGAACTTCATCTAGACGACTTTGGCACCGGATACTCATCGCTCTCAATGCTCCATGACTTACCCATTAGTACCGTTAAACTAGACAAAAGCTTTGTCCACGGGTCACACAAAGGAAGTAAGGCTATTGTTCAAGCGACCTATGCTATATGTGAAAAGTTAGGGCTCAAAGTGATTGCAGAAGGAGTCGAGACAGAAACACAGAAGGCTTTCTTAGTAGAGTGTGGTTATCAGTACTTGCAAGGATTCTTGTTTAGCAAGCCTATACCATCTAGTGAAGTAGAAAATCGCTTTCTTAGTGACCACTTGTTACACACATAA